The Longimicrobium sp. genomic sequence GGCGACTCTTTCATGATCGTGCTTTCGCACGAGCGGCGGCACCTCTGGCAGATGCGGCGCGTGCGCGAGAGCCCCGGCTTTCCCGCCGGCTGACCCGCGCTCGGGTCCCGCAGGCAGAACGGCCGGCGGCCCGCGCGATGCGGCCGCCGGCCTCCCGTTCCTCCGTGCCCCGGTGACGCTCCCCACGCCCCGTCGGGGATCTCCCCGTGGCCGCTTCCCCGATCTCCGGCCACACTACGCCGTCGCGTTCCGCCTCAGTTCAGCCAAGTGCGCTCGGGCTTCCCTCGCGCGCGGGCGGCCTCGCGCAGCTCGAACAGCTCGCGCGCGAACGCCCGGGCCGCCGTGGCGAAGGCGCCGCGCTCGCGCAGCTCGGTGGGCGGCGCGCCCATGAACTGCCGGAGCGCCGCCTTGAGGCTGACCTCGCTGGCGTAGCCGCAGGCGCGCGCCACCTGCGCCACCGTGCGCCGATGGTCGTCGAGCAGCTCGGCGGCCAGGAGGAGACGAAGCCATGCCATCAGCCTGCGCGGCGGCGGAAGGTCGGCGCGCGCGAACCAGCGGGGGACCGTGCGCTCGTTGACGCCGAGCGCCGCCGCCAGCTCGGGCGCCTGTCCCCCCGCCGCGACGGTCTCCGCCGCCGTGGTCAGCAGCGCGCGGGCGCGGCCGGGCACGCCGCGGGGGAGCGCGCGGCGCAGCAGGCGGTGGACGGTGCGCGCCTGCACCGCGGCAACGCGCCGGGCCAGCGCCGGCTCGCTGTCCTCGCGCCCCAGCGCGATCACGTCGGCCACGCCCCAGGCCAGCAGCGTGCGCAGGTGCCCCTCGTGCTGCGGCTCCACCCGGAAGGCGGCCACGACCGTGGCCGCGGGGTGCGACTCCAGCAGCGCGCGCAGCTCCGGCGCCGGCGCGCCGGCCCGGCTCGCGGCGAAGGGATCGACCACCGACACCGCCGTTCCCGGCGCCGCGCCCAGTGCATCGGCCAGCGCCGCCCAGCCGGCCACGCGCACCAGGCGGAAGGCGCTTCCCTGGACCGCCGCCAGGCGCTCGCGCAGCGTCTCGTCGTCGTGGAGAAGGAAGAGCGGCCTGACAACCTCCTGCATGTTACGTCTCGAAAGGGGGTTAGTTTCACGACACAGCTTGACTGGCCGCACCAAAACGAAGCACCTTATGCGGCCCTGCCCCCATACCCCAAGTCACTCCAGGAGGACGGAATGAAGTTCCGCAAGCTTCTGCCGCTCGTCGTTGCCGCGCTGACCCTGGCCGCCTGCTCGGCCGATGCGCTGACCGGGCCCACGCGCACGGCGCCCGCGCATCGCGACGAGAGCAACGGCAGCGGGATGCTGGGCGGCGGCGGTAACCTGATGGGAGAGGGGAGCGGGATGCTCGGCGGCGGCGGCTGAGCACGGGCACGGACGGGGCGGGAGCGGTGTGCGCGCGGCCTTTATACGGCGCGCGCCGCACCGTCCTCGCCCCGTCGGGCGGCGGTGGCGTCAGGCCGCCGTCGCCGCGGCGTGGCGGGTGAGCGAGGCGCGCACCTGCACCGCCAACTCGTCGGCCTGCCGGGCCAGCTCGACCGGCTCCGGCGGCGCCGTGCGGCGAACGGCACGCCCGTGGCGCGCGGCCTCGAGCTGCGCCTCGGCGATCATCAGGGTGCGCGCCTCGTCGCGCTCCGTCGCCAGCTCTAGGGCCGCCCGCGCCGCCTCCTCCCCGCGCGACCACTCGCCCAGGCACACGTCGCCCTGCGCAATCAGCACCAGCGACTCCGCCGCGTTCTCGGCGCACACCGGGAGCGCGGTCAGCGGCAGGGCCTCGCGGCGTGCGGCCTCGTAGCGCGCCCGCTCGCCGGCGCCGGCGGCCGCGCGGACCACGTTGGCCAGCGCCATCAGCCGCTCCGGGCCGTCCGGCAGGCAGGGGAGCGCCACGTCGAAGATGGACAGGGCACGCGCGAAGCGGCCCTGCTCCGACCAGAAGCATCCCAGGTCGTGCGCCAGCGCGGGAAGGCGCGAGTGGCCGTCGCCGTACGCCCGCAGCGCCTCGCCGGCGTGCGCGTAGCCCTCGTCCATCCGCCCTGCGTCCACGCTGAACACGAACAGGTGGTGGTGCGCCGAGCCCTCCAGCGCGTGCAGCCGCCGCTTGCGCGCGGCGCGGAGCGCGCGGTGCATCACCGCGTTGGCCGCGGGATAGTTGCCGGTGCGCATGTACTGCACGCCCAAGCCGATGAACCCCCAGGTGTAGCTCTCCCAGTCGCGCCCGCGCGCCAGCCGGATGGCGCGCCGGAACCACCCCTCCGCCTGCGCGTGGCGCGCGGCGTCACGGGCCAGGCGCGCGGCCTCGAGCGCCAGCCGCGGGTCGTCGGCCATGGCCACCGCGGCGGCGTGCGCGAACGCCAGCCGCGAGCGCGGGGCCGAGCGGCGCTCCGCCCAGCGCGCCAGCGCCCGCACGGCGAACACCAGCCGGGCCGGGTCGGCGCGCTCGGGGTCGTCGGCCATCTGCGCCAGCGTCAGCAGCGGCCCCCAGAGCTCCTGCTCGGGCGCTGCGGCCAGCAGCGCCCTGCGGCGCAGCTCGCCGGCGCCGGGCGCGAACAGCCGCCGGCGCGCGCGGGCGGGCGTCTCGGCCCAGAGCATGAAGTCGCGCAGGGCCCACCACAGCAGCACGCCCATCGGCTCCGGGATCTCCTCGAGGAGGTCCGCCCCCTCGGCCGCGTCGGCCAGGTGGGGGATGGGTGGAGCGGCGCGGCGCACGCGGGGATGGGCCGCGCGCCCGGTCGGCAGGGATGCCTTCATCGGGCTCCGTTGGCGTGGCGCGGGCGCCGTGGCCCGCGATTCGACGGGGTGTACCGCGTTTCCGGCCATAAAGTATGTCGCCGCCTGCTGAATGACCAGAGTCTCCGTCCGCGCCGGCGCGCGGACCCTGTCCGACCCGGACGCCCGAGGGGCTAACGGCTCCCCGGCATGCGCGGCGGGGCGGTCGACCACATCAGCTCCACCTCGTCGGGCGTAAGCCCGTAGGCGCGCACCACCAGCTGCGAGACCCGCCGCTCCAGCCCCGCGGCCTTGGCGCGCACGGCGGTGAGCCGCGGCGCATAGTCGGCGTGCGCGTTGCGCAGCATCCCCACCTCGCGCGGGGCCAGCGGCTCGGCGTGCTGCGGGCGATGGCGGCGCACGGCGTCGACGAAGGCGCTGGCGCTCAGCTCCGCCCACGCCAGCAGCTCCGCGTCGGGCATGCCGGCCGCGTAGTCCGAGCGCAGCCAGGCCATCATCTCCCACGTCATCGTCCGCTGCTCGGCGGTGAGCTCCACGATGCGCTCCACGCCGGCGTCGATCTCGGGCTTCAGCCCGGGCGGCGGCGGGGCGATGGGGAGCGCCTCGACGGCGGACGGGGTCAGGCGGAGGACGTCGTCGCGCCCGTGCAGGGCGCTGCGCCAGAGCCACGTCCACGCCACCGGCGAGTTCGCCACGGCGAGGAGGTAGGGATCGGCCGTGGGCCAGGCACAGGCGTTGGCCAGGACGCAGGCCTCCGCCGGCGCCACGGCGAACTGCGGCTGCAGGGCGCCGTCGGCGTGCACGATGCGCGGCCCGCCGTGCTCGCGCTCGGTGCGCGGGCGCAGCTCCCACCAGTAGCGTCCCTGGTCGTGGCGGGCGCGCAGGCGTTCTTCCCACGGCCTGAGGTGCGCGTGCAGGGTGGGGAAGGAGCGCGCGAACAGGTGCTCGGCGTCCGCCTCGGCCGCCCCGGTCCACGGCCACCCCTGCTCGTCGGAACTGGGGATGGCGATCAGCCACGCGCCGCGCCACTCCGCCGCCCAGCGCTCGATGTCGCCGGCGCGGATCAGCGGGCGCAGGAACGACGCGGCGCCCGCGTGGCCGCGCACCAGCCGCTCGCGCGTGTCGTGATCGACGACGAACGCGTCGTTCAGCCCCGTGCGGATCCCCGCCACCGGCGCGGCGCCGAGGTATTCGGCGAGCGGGATGCCGGCCGCGGCGATGCGGTCGATCAGCCGCTGCACCTCGGGCCGCTCCAGCGACCAGGGCGCGCCGCCGAAGCGTCCCCGGGGGACGGCGTAGGAGTGCGCGGCGGCCCAGCTCGCCAGGCGCGGCTCGGGCCCGGCGTCGGCGGGAAGGACGGTGACCTGCGTCTCGCCCGCGCCGGCGCGGCCGTCGGCGCCTGGGCGGCGGGCCACCACCACGCAGGCGGCGTCGGGCTCCACGCGCACGGCGGCGGCGCGGAAGTCCACCAGCCGCTCCATCTCCGCGCGCTCGGCCAGGAAGCGGCGCAGCCCCTCGGCCGGACCGGAGCGCATCCACCGCTCCGCGGCGGCATAGGCGACGCGGCCGCCCCGCCGCAGCACTCCCATCCCCATCTGCCAGAAGTAGACGTGCAGGTCCGCCGCTGCGTCGTACACCTCGGCGAACGCGGACGCGAGGTGCGGCCGCAGCGCCGCGCCATGCTCGCCGCGCGACGCGGGGGGACGGCCGATCACCGCGTCGAAGCCGGGATCCTCGCTCCAGGTCGCCGTCTCCGCGTCGACGAAGGCGGCGGGGAACTCCAGGTCCCAGTGGAAGAAGCGGTGCTCGCCGGCCAGCGCGGCGGCGCGCTCCAGCGC encodes the following:
- a CDS encoding helix-turn-helix domain-containing protein encodes the protein MQEVVRPLFLLHDDETLRERLAAVQGSAFRLVRVAGWAALADALGAAPGTAVSVVDPFAASRAGAPAPELRALLESHPAATVVAAFRVEPQHEGHLRTLLAWGVADVIALGREDSEPALARRVAAVQARTVHRLLRRALPRGVPGRARALLTTAAETVAAGGQAPELAAALGVNERTVPRWFARADLPPPRRLMAWLRLLLAAELLDDHRRTVAQVARACGYASEVSLKAALRQFMGAPPTELRERGAFATAARAFARELFELREAARARGKPERTWLN